A region of the Equus quagga isolate Etosha38 chromosome 11, UCLA_HA_Equagga_1.0, whole genome shotgun sequence genome:
CACCATCCAAATACCTTCCTATCCACCAATCCATCCCCCCGTCcttcacatacacatacacatccaTGAGCCCCAGAACTGTAGAGATAAGCAGACTAGACTGGCATGGAGGGAAGGTTCCAATATAATCACAAGCTTCTTGCAGCTCTAGACTCTGGGCAAGAAACCTCCTGAGCACCCCCCAATTTTCCTCCCTGCTCTCAGCTCTGGTGCCCTTACCTGCTAGCTGCTGGGGTGTCAGGAGTAGCAGGTCCTCGACTGCAAAGCTGCCTCAGGGGGAAGAGGTTGGAAAGGGCTTAGCACTTGCTGCAGAGAGATGCCAGGGCCAGGCATCTCTTACCTAACCCTAAACCCAGCACCGCAGGCCTGGCctccagtccctgccctcacctcGGAGACCTGGGGCCTGGGCCTGACTGTACTGAATGGGTAGCCGCAAGGCCCTTGAACTCTCTGGCCCTCCAGGGGGCCTGCTTAGCTCCCGTGGCCATGGCTGCTGCTGGCTCCATCTGGGTCAGCAGGGCAGTGCCCCACTGCGGCCTTCTCTTCTGTGTCCTGCTGGTCTGCTCTGCTCCTGGGTCTTGTGTGAGCAGTCTTTGAGGATTCTGCACAGGCCTTGGAGGCGAGGAGAAGACAAGGCCAAGGGGCCCAGCCCACTTGAGTGCTCAGTCTCCAGGGGACGAAGGACCAGGCCGGGGGTGCAcagctccacctcctcccaggatCCCCCATGCCAGCCTGCACCCACAGTCCTCTATCCAGGGGATTCTGGGGGCAGTAGCTTGGAGTAGTAGtggccctccccagccctggtcACCTGTACATTCTCTGTGCCGACCGAGGTCTCTTGATTTTCTGCCCTCTGCTGCCTGGAAGGCAGAGTCACAGGCTCTGAGGCTGGTCTGCACCCCAGGCTGCAGCCCCCAGGTTGGCTTTGGGGTGGAGTTTAACATCTTTTGGCAGGGGTACACTCTCTCCCCGCGGCTGGCCCGCTCCTCCCTGCTGGAGCACctgctgttttattcttttgagtttctgCCTCCTTTAAGGCACCTGAATTTGAGATTCCGCTCCGGAAGCTAACACCAGATGGCAGTGCCCGAGGGGAGAAGCAGGCCCCAGACTCCTGAAGTGAGGACGTGGGAGAGCAGGGTCCATCCCAAGGTGGGAATGTGGACCACCTTACCCAGGTCCCCTGGGAGGGAAGGATTCTCTtccccacattttaaaaaatactccagGAAGATGAGTCCCAGCAGCCTAACGACACTtctggcccagcccctccccagacaCTCACCTCTGCatctcctcctcatctctccctccagcctcctgccccctctcctctggCCCGACCCATTCTAAACTGCTACTGCTTCCTAATCCCACTCTCCCGGGTCCTCTCAGGTGGGGCAGGCTCTTGAGGAGCTGCAAGGCTTGGTTTTCACCGACAGGGAGTCTTGGCCTGGAGTGGGTCTCAAGGCTGACCAGTGTGCTGCCCCCATCTCTTCCTCCCGGACTTCCCTCTTCATGCCCATGTCCATCCCTGTGCTCCAaattcccttccctcctttgctGCCATCTCTCCTCTTCCAGAAGCTTCCCCACATTGTCTGTCCTTCCCTGACGTGGAGAGGCTTGTGTGCATGTTTAGTACAGGTGTCTGGGTCACAGGCACGTGTGTTGATATGTGTTTGTGCACGTGGCATGTGCTTcctgtgtgtgtggatgtgttaTGTGAGTGCCTGTACGTGAGGTATGCTGGTCAgctgatggtgtgtgtgtgtgcgcgcatgtgtgtgcatgtgtctgggCTGCGTGCACCATTACACATGGGCTTCGTCCTACAGTTTGAGGTGCCTCCAACTCAAGGCTGTGGGCCCCTGGAGGGCCAGCCCTTCggcttccttcttcccctccttcaaGGACCCCATCCTTTCCCCATGCCAGGCCTTCCCagtggagagaagcaggaagaactTCCCTCAGACTTGCCTTCTTTCCCGCCCAGCCCTACCCGCAGGACGTTCTCCCCTCAGATGATCCCAACTTGTCCCTGGCTTCAGGCCAAGAGGAATCCCCATTTCACCAACTAAGAAACGGAAGCCTCAGAGGAGGCACTGAGGCCTCCCCGAGACTGGTGATGAGTCTCTGCTGCTGGCTTAGAGGTCTGGAGAGGTGTGAGTGAAGTGGAACTACCCGGGGGCAGTGAGCAGGCGACAGAACGGGCAGCAGAGCCCTCagggggcaggtggggcaggtggggctggggcagctAAAAAATGGGAGTGGCATCCCTGAAAAATCAACACTAGGACGCCGCAGCCAGGTGAGCTCACTGGACCAGGAGCGTTTGCACAAAAGGTCTGAGCCGGGGGCCAGCACTGGAGGCTTTACTGGTTTTGTCTAGTCATTTCTTTGGGGAAGTTGGGGATGACAGCTTAAAATGGATTTTCAGCAATAATGGACTCCCTTTCTTGGTTCCCGGCACCGAGCTGCAACGCAAAAGAGAGAATGTCACTTGGGCCGTCCCccagaggcctctctgaggagggcaCGGGGTTAAGGGGGCCTCTTCTTGCTGCACGCTGATGGGCAGCTGCcgttctgtatccattcatcaccAGGAAGCAAGAGGTGCTGGAGAACCctgttccctccttctctgctcgATGGAGGTGTCCCGGGCCCAGGGATGGGGCCTTCAGGTTCTCAGAGGGCAGACACCAGATTGAGCATTTCCACTGGGGGTGAGGCATCTACCCTCTGAATGGGAAGCTTCCTAATGCTACAATGGCTCTTCCCATTTTGAACCCAGGTCCCTACCTGAGCCCTGGAGTGCTCACCCTCCATGGTCCCCTGGCCTCCTCTAGCCCTGGCCTTGGCACTGCACCTCAGTCCACCGGAACCTGGTTTCCAGCAGCCTTTATGAGGTCACTGAGGGTTGAGATGTCACGGCTCATCCCATGCCCTACTCAGCCCCTCATTCCACTGTTCCTCACCCCCACCAGCTGTGTGAAGAACGGCCCACCCACACATCCTAGCACAGCCCCCGCTTGCAGGGAGCTGTAGGCCAGCCTCGCTTACTCGTTCATGGCTCTTTGCAACCTAGGGGACATGGTTGAGGGCTGGAGAAGATTCACTTCCCCTTCGATGGTGGCCCTCTTGACCCCCGGCTTGCTGAAGTCAAAGGAAGGGCAAGGGACATTCTCATCTCCCTGCTTCCAAGCTTTCTGCGGCTCCCCGGCTTCAAGTGGTTTCTCCAGCTCCTCAGTGGGCTCCTCCCGCTCTGGCTTCTCCATGGCCGGCTGGGTCTCCTCAGTGGGCTCCTCCCGCTCTGGCTTCTCCATGGCCGGCTGGGTNNNNNNNNNNTCCTCAGTGGGCTCCTCCCGCTCTGGCTTCTCCATGGCCGGCTGGGTGGTGGGATCCACGGCGGGCTCTGTGGAAGGCTCCATGACCTTCTTGGGTGGATCTTTGATCATGTGCTCCAAGTTGGGCAAGTCTACCTTGCCGGAGGAGGCCATGGCCAGGGAAGTTGCGAAGTTGATCAGCTCTGCCAGGCTAAGGCCTGGTGAGAGattggaggaagataggcagggGCTTGGCGGCTGCTGGGAGCCTGTGGCTGGAAgcgctggctgggggctggggttcTGCAGCTGCTTCTCAGAGCACAAGGTGTCCTTGAAGACCAACTCCTGGTCCGAGCAGCTGGTGGTCTCACTCATGCTCTTCTTCCTAGGCTGCATGCTGATCGCCCGTTGCAGGCTGTGTTCTGAGGCCTGGATGAGCTTGTCTGCCCGGAAGAGGTGCTTGGAGGTCTGCACACGGATGGAGCGATGGTCGGGGTACACCTGGTCCTCTGTGGAACTCAGGTAGCTGGAGTTTGACCTCACACTCCACTGGCTCATGTCCTGCTGCATTAGCCTCTCCATGTAGCAGGGGAGGCACTCTATCCTGTACCCCTGTTGCTCAGGGTCTTCACTGCAGGACTCCAAGTCAGCCACCTTCAAGTTGGGCCCCATGTTCAGCTCTTCCTCGGGCTCCAGCGTgagtgctgggcacagagcagacGGCAGCAATGCCTCGGGCTCCGGTTTTGCCTCCAGCTCCGGTTCTGGGTCCAGGTCCGGGTCCAGGTCTGCTTTGTGGCTGGGCTCCAGCTCTAGCAATTCTTTCTCCAGCTGTAAAGTTTCAACTGAAAGCTCAGGAGTCCCCTGCCCCTGAGGTCCTCCCTAGTGACAAttccctgccccgccccctcctgcccccttgcccccacctccacccctacTTCCCTACTACTCACTTCCTCCACAGCTGCCGCTTCCAAGATATCTGCCTGGGGTAGGGAGGTGGTGTGGGCAGGTGGTGAGGGTGGGTGTGTGTCAGCGTGCCAACATTGGCTGGCACTAGGGTCCCAGAATTGTCAAGGGAAGGGGCTGGTCAGGATTTAGGGAAGATGGGCCTCGAAGAACTCTGCCCCTTGCCTACTACCTCCCCATAAAAGGCGCCCCTGCCCACTGTTACCTCCATCTCATCTTCCTCTTGTGCCGCCTGGAGCTGGTATTGGTTTACGTCACCCCTAAGACAGAAGGACAAAGTGGGTGAGAGGGCTccaaggggtgggggtgggggggtggcttCAGAGGGAAGGGGGTCTCTGTACAGGGTCTGGCAAGATGTCCCCAGCTCATCCACTCCCCTGATTGTCCCCACTCCCACCAAGAATCCTGGAGGactgttctcaaactttagagaGTTTAGGAAGCCTCTGGAGAGCTTGCCAAGTggccccccaccccacagagGGATCCAGTTGGTTGGAGGTAAGGCCCAGGACTCCTCATTTTAATCAAGCATTCCCGTGAGCCGATGCAGCTCATTTGGAGACCCAGTGCCCAGAAAGTGGCTCCCAAAGAGGGAGTAGTCCCAAGCGATACCCTCCCTGACCGGCAGACCCAGCTCGCAGATCTGAAAAGCAGAGGTGTGTATGGAGGGCCCCTCGGTTCTTGTCTGCAGTTTGCTGCCGTCTCGGCCCTTGCCCTTGCTGCTTAGCCACTGTGACCCCCTCTCCTTCCTGAGGCGTCTGCCCACCCCACCTGGGACAGCTCTGTCCTTGCAGCAAGGCAGCTCTAAGGGGTCAGGTCCCTTCCATGTCCCTCGGTGTGCCCTGCCACCCCTCAGTCTTCCTCCAGCAtcaggggctggaggcagaagCAGAAGGGGGATGGTAGACACGCCCGCCCTGCCTTTTGGCCTGGATACTGCCCTTGGGGAGATTTTGGCAACAGGCAAGATGGAGGATCCTGCATTGGGAGGTACATGCAAACTTGGCAGCAGTGGCAGGGGGTAGGTTGGTGGtcctggagggtggggagaagtCCTATGATGATGGGGACTGGTTCTCACTGTGTCTCCATAATGTCCACCGACGCCTTGCTACAGCAGGGGAATCCACTGGCACCTGGCAGGGAGAAGGGGGTGAGGGCCGGAGAGCTGCAGGTCGGGACAGTCCCTGAGGAGTTCTGCAGCCCAGGTGGTGGTgctgctccagcccctcctccctccctgtccctcatCTCAGCCCATTTGCCTTCCCCTCTGCTATCCTGCCCCTCATCTCCCTGCTTTCCCTTGCCAGTGTCACCAGCCCTATCCCCCACATCTGCTCCCCTCCACTTGCCACGTTGGCCTTTCCTCCAGCTTTCCCTGATCCATCACCATCCTCCACACAGGTGAATGCTAACAGGATTCACTTCCATTTGTTGAGTGCTACTAGCCCAGGCATTGTCTTGAGCACTTTCTGTGCTTTATCTTATTGATTCAACACAAACAAGGAGAAGAGtttcacttgcccaaggtccctcAGCTGATCATTGCTGAAGTCAGGACTTGAATGCAGGTTTGACTCAAGAAACTCTTAACTCCTCTGCCCTGCATGCTCTCCTACCCAGGAGCCTGTAACTGTATGggctcccctctcctgcctcagaggaaccttcctcatctccctccgttcctgcccctctgccccctttctcccttctctctggccGGTCTTCAGCTCTGCCGTTCACCCTCATCCTGGCCTCTCCTACCCTGAAGTCCATCCATTCTTTCCCCAGCTTCTCACCCCACCACACCCTGGGGTCTATCTCCAACTCCAGGCCAGGGTTCTCATCCCGGGGGCTTGTTCTGAGGTGATGCTGACATCTGGTGATTTATGAGCTCGGATCACCTTCTGCAGAGGAGACTGAGAGACTCCTAGGGGGAGGtcccctcaccccaggcccctccctggaggCTTGTATCTTTTATTACagaagctttttttccttctctgggtgTCCTCAGGCTGTCCCATTCTCTGTTTCCCCAGGTAGAGGATAGGGGTTGATGGTGGGGCCATCGTGACAATGGGCAAGCTGGGTCCCCACCAGCCTGGAGTGTGGCAGGAAGTGACAGCCTTGGCTCTGGCTGAGAAGAATTGCTCCCAGGATTATCGGAAGGATCAGAATGTGCTGTGGTCTCTTCCCATAGATGTAGAGGTGAGGAGCATCCCTGCAGGGCTGGTCCCAGGCCTGGGATTTGGGCCCCTCCATGTTCAGCCTGGGCCTCGAGGTCTGGGATCAGCTGGATGATAGGCTGGGACGGTAGTGCCATGGACAGGCTCCCAGTGGCCAGCTCAGTGGCCTCTTCAGGACCCTCCACCTTCTTGACCACCATGCTCCCTTGGCTTCCTCCCCATGGCTCTCTTCATCTCCAACTCCACCTGCCCCAAGGGCAGCTCTTCCCCGGGCTTCTGACCTCAGAGTCTTCCCTTGCTTGCTTTCCAAAGTGTCCTGGGCAATTTAATCAAAACCCAGAGCCTTAACCCTTCCATGACCAGCAGCTGGCTGTGGTTAGGAGAAGAAGGTGTTATGGGGTGAACCTCATAGCAGCCCTGGGGGTTGGAAGCAAAAGCCTGAAGTCAACTCAAATTGGGGCCTCTGTGCCCAACTTGGGAATGTTCTATCAGGGATTCAAGTGACATTCTGTAGTATGTGAAATAATTTCCATTCCCAATTGCTGGCTGCTAGTACATAGAAATGTATCaatcttgtatcctgcagccATCCTAAATTCCTGTTAgcttcaattttttcttcttatttgtagaTTCCATAGGGTTGTCTACGTGAAATAATGTTTGCAACTCAAGACAGTTTTAcgtcttccttcccaatctggacgtctcttatttcctttccttgccttattgcacAAGAATTGCCAGTAGAATGTTGGATAGAaatgagagtggacatccttgctttgCTCCTGAGCTTAGGGGAAAGTCATTGATGTTTCCCCATGAAGTACAATGTTAGCTGCAGTTTTTCTCTTCGATGCCCttcatcaggttgaggaagttccccccTATTCCGGGTTTACTTAGTTTTTAAGTAGGAAGGGATGTTGGGTTTTGTCTGAGGCTTTGTCTGCATTTATCAAGATTAGCACATGGTTCTTCCTTTATATtctgttatatattatatatgttatgttGTTAACATATGgataatgttat
Encoded here:
- the SPATA32 gene encoding spermatogenesis-associated protein 32 encodes the protein MRDREGGGAGAAPPPGLQNSSGTVPTCSSPALTPFSLPGASGFPCCSKASVDIMETQGDVNQYQLQAAQEEDEMELEKELLELEPSHKADLDPDLDPEPELEAKPEPEALLPSALCPALTLEPEEELNMGPNLKVADLESCSEDPEQQGYRIECLPCYMERLMQQDMSQWSVRSNSSYLSSTEDQVYPDHRSIRVQTSKHLFRADKLIQASEHSLQRAISMQPRKKSMSETTSCSDQELVFKDTLCSEKQLQNPSPQPALPATGSQQPPSPCLSSSNLSPGLSLAELINFATSLAMASSGKVDLPNLEHMIKDPPKKVMEPSTEPAVDPTTQPAMEKPEREPAMEKPEREEPTEETQPAMEKPEREEPTEELEKPLEAGEPQKAWKQGDENVPCPSFDFSKPGVKRATIEGEVNLLQPSTMSPRLQRAMNDSVPGTKKGSPLLLKIHFKLSSPTSPKK